A portion of the Pseudopipra pipra isolate bDixPip1 chromosome 1, bDixPip1.hap1, whole genome shotgun sequence genome contains these proteins:
- the CCNE2 gene encoding G1/S-specific cyclin-E2 isoform X3 — MSRRSRLQAKQQQPLSCQEESPQELKTLDYLQTRKRRTAEQEIKKREDGKIAKKHQYEIKSCWPPTITGGISPCIIIETPHKESVTTDFSRFKKYRFSNLFINPSPLPELNWGNSKDIWLNILMKENRYAHCKHFTSLHSSLQPHMRSILLDWLLEVCEVYALHRETFYLAQDFFDRFMLTQKNINKSMLQLIGITSLFIASKLEEIYAPKIQEFAYVTDGACSEDDIVRMELIMLKALKWELCPVTIVSWLNLYLQVDALKDVPKVLLPQYSQEKFIQIAQLLDLCILDVNSLDFQYRTLAAAALCHYTSIEIVKKASGLDWENISECVEWMVPFMNVAKRFPVKLKNFKKVAAEDRHNIQTHTNYLDMLEEVNSGVVSTAPGQLSPLSTGGIITPPKSTEKK, encoded by the exons ATGTCAAGACGCAG CCGTTTGCaagccaagcagcagcagccactgtcCTGCCAAGAAGAGTCTCCACAAGAACTAAAAACACTAGACTATCTCCAGACCAGAAAAAGGAGAACAGCAGAG CAGGAGattaagaaaagagaagatggaaaaattGCTAAAAAACATCAATATGAGATTAAG AGTTGTTGGCCGCCCACGATAACTGGAGGCATCTCGCCTTGCATAATTATTGAAACACCTCACAAAGAATCAGTGACCACTGACTTCTCAAGATTCAAAAAGTACAGGTTCAGTAACCTCTTCATAAATCCGTCGCCTTTGCCTGAACTCAA CTGGGGAAACTCCAAAGATATCTGGCTGAACATCCTGATGAAGGAGAACAGATACGCTCACTGCAAACACTTCACGTCACTACATTCCAGTTTGCAGCCTCACATGAGATCGATACTGTTGGACTGGCTCTTGGAG GTGTGTGAGGTGTATGCACTCCATCGGGAAACCTTCTATCTAGCTCAAGACTTTTTTGATAGATTCATGTTGACACAAAAGAACATTAACAAGAGCATGCTTCAGCTCATAGGAATTACCTCATTATTCATTGCCTCCAAACTTGAG GAAATCTATGCTCCTAAAATACAGGAATTTGCTTACGTCACTGATGGTGCTTGCAGTGAAGATGATATTGTAAGAATGGAACTTATTATGTTAAAG GCTTTAAAATGGGAACTCTGTCCAGTGACAATTGTCTCCTGGCTGAACCTCTATCTTCAAGTGGATGCTCTGAAGGATGTCCCAAAAGTGCTGCTACCTCAGTATTCTCAGGAAAAATTCATTCAGATAGCACAG CTTTTAGATCTGTGTATTCTGGATGTGAATTCTTTGGATTTCCAGTACAGAACACTAGCTGCTGCAGCGCTCTGCCACTATACCTCAATTGAAATAGTTAAGAAAGCTTCAG GCTTAGATTGGGAGAACATTTCAGAGTGTGTAGAATGGATGGTTCCTTTTATGAACGTGGCAAAAAGATTCCCTGTGAAGCTTAAGAACTTTAAGAAGGTTGCAGCAGAAGATCGACATAATATCCAGACACACACAAATTACTTGGACATGCTG GAAGAAGTGAACAGTGGAGTAGTGTCCACTGCCCCGGGTCAGTTATCACCCCTGTCAACAGGTGGAATAATAACCCCTCccaaaagcacagagaagaaatga
- the TP53INP1 gene encoding tumor protein p53-inducible nuclear protein 1 isoform X2: protein MFQRLNNMLMGEIDSLSSQEPEFSEKEDDEWILVDFIDTCTNCSVEEADIVEESATDGSPVFSCLSSPLEHLPEASESCFIQFESCPMEESWFITPPPCFTAGGLTTIKVETSPMENLLIEHPSMSVYAVHNACHSLNETGCGDEEFHSPGSPRLEARNETGQRVHCYVTALATRSTFLEKNKSFRPTHWIKEHNERHCLSRNSLRRQNLTRDCHSRQIKHNGLFVHQPCQRQFNY from the exons ATGTTTCAGAGGTTAAATAACATGCTCATGGGAGAGATTGATAGCTTGTCCAGCCAAGAGCCAGAGTTCAGTGAGAAAGAAGACGACGAGTGGATTCTAGTTGACTTTATAG ACACTTGCACTAATTGTTCTGTGGAGGAAGCAGACATTGTTGAAGAATCAGCCACGGATGGCTCACCCGTCTTCTCTTGTTTATCGTCTCCCTTGGAACACTTGCCGGAGGCCAGCGAGTCTTGCTTCATCCAGTTTGAGTCATGTCCTATGGAGGAGAGCTGGTTTATTACCCCTCCCCCATGTTTTACTGCAGGTGGATTGACCACTATCAAGGTGGAAACCAGTCCGATGGAGAACCTCCTAATAGAGCATCCCAGCATGTCTGTGTATGCTGTCCATAATGCCTGTCACAGCCTtaatgagactggatgtggagATGAGGAGTTTCACAGCCCAGGTAGTCCCAG ACTGGAGGCCCGAAATGAAACAGGACAGCGTGTTCACTGCTATGTCACGGCTCTTGCTACTCGTTCaacttttctggaaaaaaacaagagcTTTCGTCCTACCCACTGGATAAAAGAACATAATGAAAGACACTGTCTCAGTAGAAACAGTCTCCGTCGCCAAAATCTTACCAGGGATTGCCACTCTCGGCAAATCAAGCACAACGGACTGTTTGTTCACCAGCCTTGCCAGCGTCAGTTCAATTACTGA
- the CCNE2 gene encoding G1/S-specific cyclin-E2 isoform X4: protein MSRRSRLQAKQQQPLSCQEESPQELKTLDYLQTRKRRTAEEIKKREDGKIAKKHQYEIKSCWPPTITGGISPCIIIETPHKESVTTDFSRFKKYRFSNLFINPSPLPELNWGNSKDIWLNILMKENRYAHCKHFTSLHSSLQPHMRSILLDWLLEVCEVYALHRETFYLAQDFFDRFMLTQKNINKSMLQLIGITSLFIASKLEEIYAPKIQEFAYVTDGACSEDDIVRMELIMLKALKWELCPVTIVSWLNLYLQVDALKDVPKVLLPQYSQEKFIQIAQLLDLCILDVNSLDFQYRTLAAAALCHYTSIEIVKKASGLDWENISECVEWMVPFMNVAKRFPVKLKNFKKVAAEDRHNIQTHTNYLDMLEEVNSGVVSTAPGQLSPLSTGGIITPPKSTEKK, encoded by the exons ATGTCAAGACGCAG CCGTTTGCaagccaagcagcagcagccactgtcCTGCCAAGAAGAGTCTCCACAAGAACTAAAAACACTAGACTATCTCCAGACCAGAAAAAGGAGAACAGCAGAG GAGattaagaaaagagaagatggaaaaattGCTAAAAAACATCAATATGAGATTAAG AGTTGTTGGCCGCCCACGATAACTGGAGGCATCTCGCCTTGCATAATTATTGAAACACCTCACAAAGAATCAGTGACCACTGACTTCTCAAGATTCAAAAAGTACAGGTTCAGTAACCTCTTCATAAATCCGTCGCCTTTGCCTGAACTCAA CTGGGGAAACTCCAAAGATATCTGGCTGAACATCCTGATGAAGGAGAACAGATACGCTCACTGCAAACACTTCACGTCACTACATTCCAGTTTGCAGCCTCACATGAGATCGATACTGTTGGACTGGCTCTTGGAG GTGTGTGAGGTGTATGCACTCCATCGGGAAACCTTCTATCTAGCTCAAGACTTTTTTGATAGATTCATGTTGACACAAAAGAACATTAACAAGAGCATGCTTCAGCTCATAGGAATTACCTCATTATTCATTGCCTCCAAACTTGAG GAAATCTATGCTCCTAAAATACAGGAATTTGCTTACGTCACTGATGGTGCTTGCAGTGAAGATGATATTGTAAGAATGGAACTTATTATGTTAAAG GCTTTAAAATGGGAACTCTGTCCAGTGACAATTGTCTCCTGGCTGAACCTCTATCTTCAAGTGGATGCTCTGAAGGATGTCCCAAAAGTGCTGCTACCTCAGTATTCTCAGGAAAAATTCATTCAGATAGCACAG CTTTTAGATCTGTGTATTCTGGATGTGAATTCTTTGGATTTCCAGTACAGAACACTAGCTGCTGCAGCGCTCTGCCACTATACCTCAATTGAAATAGTTAAGAAAGCTTCAG GCTTAGATTGGGAGAACATTTCAGAGTGTGTAGAATGGATGGTTCCTTTTATGAACGTGGCAAAAAGATTCCCTGTGAAGCTTAAGAACTTTAAGAAGGTTGCAGCAGAAGATCGACATAATATCCAGACACACACAAATTACTTGGACATGCTG GAAGAAGTGAACAGTGGAGTAGTGTCCACTGCCCCGGGTCAGTTATCACCCCTGTCAACAGGTGGAATAATAACCCCTCccaaaagcacagagaagaaatga
- the CCNE2 gene encoding G1/S-specific cyclin-E2 isoform X2 — MSRRSSRLQAKQQQPLSCQEESPQELKTLDYLQTRKRRTAEEIKKREDGKIAKKHQYEIKSCWPPTITGGISPCIIIETPHKESVTTDFSRFKKYRFSNLFINPSPLPELNWGNSKDIWLNILMKENRYAHCKHFTSLHSSLQPHMRSILLDWLLEVCEVYALHRETFYLAQDFFDRFMLTQKNINKSMLQLIGITSLFIASKLEEIYAPKIQEFAYVTDGACSEDDIVRMELIMLKALKWELCPVTIVSWLNLYLQVDALKDVPKVLLPQYSQEKFIQIAQLLDLCILDVNSLDFQYRTLAAAALCHYTSIEIVKKASGLDWENISECVEWMVPFMNVAKRFPVKLKNFKKVAAEDRHNIQTHTNYLDMLEEVNSGVVSTAPGQLSPLSTGGIITPPKSTEKK, encoded by the exons ATGTCAAGACGCAG TAGCCGTTTGCaagccaagcagcagcagccactgtcCTGCCAAGAAGAGTCTCCACAAGAACTAAAAACACTAGACTATCTCCAGACCAGAAAAAGGAGAACAGCAGAG GAGattaagaaaagagaagatggaaaaattGCTAAAAAACATCAATATGAGATTAAG AGTTGTTGGCCGCCCACGATAACTGGAGGCATCTCGCCTTGCATAATTATTGAAACACCTCACAAAGAATCAGTGACCACTGACTTCTCAAGATTCAAAAAGTACAGGTTCAGTAACCTCTTCATAAATCCGTCGCCTTTGCCTGAACTCAA CTGGGGAAACTCCAAAGATATCTGGCTGAACATCCTGATGAAGGAGAACAGATACGCTCACTGCAAACACTTCACGTCACTACATTCCAGTTTGCAGCCTCACATGAGATCGATACTGTTGGACTGGCTCTTGGAG GTGTGTGAGGTGTATGCACTCCATCGGGAAACCTTCTATCTAGCTCAAGACTTTTTTGATAGATTCATGTTGACACAAAAGAACATTAACAAGAGCATGCTTCAGCTCATAGGAATTACCTCATTATTCATTGCCTCCAAACTTGAG GAAATCTATGCTCCTAAAATACAGGAATTTGCTTACGTCACTGATGGTGCTTGCAGTGAAGATGATATTGTAAGAATGGAACTTATTATGTTAAAG GCTTTAAAATGGGAACTCTGTCCAGTGACAATTGTCTCCTGGCTGAACCTCTATCTTCAAGTGGATGCTCTGAAGGATGTCCCAAAAGTGCTGCTACCTCAGTATTCTCAGGAAAAATTCATTCAGATAGCACAG CTTTTAGATCTGTGTATTCTGGATGTGAATTCTTTGGATTTCCAGTACAGAACACTAGCTGCTGCAGCGCTCTGCCACTATACCTCAATTGAAATAGTTAAGAAAGCTTCAG GCTTAGATTGGGAGAACATTTCAGAGTGTGTAGAATGGATGGTTCCTTTTATGAACGTGGCAAAAAGATTCCCTGTGAAGCTTAAGAACTTTAAGAAGGTTGCAGCAGAAGATCGACATAATATCCAGACACACACAAATTACTTGGACATGCTG GAAGAAGTGAACAGTGGAGTAGTGTCCACTGCCCCGGGTCAGTTATCACCCCTGTCAACAGGTGGAATAATAACCCCTCccaaaagcacagagaagaaatga
- the TP53INP1 gene encoding tumor protein p53-inducible nuclear protein 1 isoform X4: MFQRLNNMLMGEIDSLSSQEPEFSEKEDDEWILVDFIGGLTTIKVETSPMENLLIEHPSMSVYAVHNACHSLNETGCGDEEFHSPGSPRLEARNETGQRVHCYVTALATRSTFLEKNKSFRPTHWIKEHNERHCLSRNSLRRQNLTRDCHSRQIKHNGLFVHQPCQRQFNY, translated from the exons ATGTTTCAGAGGTTAAATAACATGCTCATGGGAGAGATTGATAGCTTGTCCAGCCAAGAGCCAGAGTTCAGTGAGAAAGAAGACGACGAGTGGATTCTAGTTGACTTTATAG GTGGATTGACCACTATCAAGGTGGAAACCAGTCCGATGGAGAACCTCCTAATAGAGCATCCCAGCATGTCTGTGTATGCTGTCCATAATGCCTGTCACAGCCTtaatgagactggatgtggagATGAGGAGTTTCACAGCCCAGGTAGTCCCAG ACTGGAGGCCCGAAATGAAACAGGACAGCGTGTTCACTGCTATGTCACGGCTCTTGCTACTCGTTCaacttttctggaaaaaaacaagagcTTTCGTCCTACCCACTGGATAAAAGAACATAATGAAAGACACTGTCTCAGTAGAAACAGTCTCCGTCGCCAAAATCTTACCAGGGATTGCCACTCTCGGCAAATCAAGCACAACGGACTGTTTGTTCACCAGCCTTGCCAGCGTCAGTTCAATTACTGA
- the TP53INP1 gene encoding tumor protein p53-inducible nuclear protein 1 isoform X3 yields MFQRLNNMLMGEIDSLSSQEPEFSEKEDDEWILVDFIADTCTNCSVEEADIVEESATDGSPVFSCLSSPLEHLPEASESCFIQFESCPMEESWFITPPPCFTAGGLTTIKVETSPMENLLIEHPSMSVYAVHNACHSLNETGCGDEEFHSPGSPRAKKSCLRHTGTTGGPK; encoded by the exons ATGTTTCAGAGGTTAAATAACATGCTCATGGGAGAGATTGATAGCTTGTCCAGCCAAGAGCCAGAGTTCAGTGAGAAAGAAGACGACGAGTGGATTCTAGTTGACTTTATAG CAGACACTTGCACTAATTGTTCTGTGGAGGAAGCAGACATTGTTGAAGAATCAGCCACGGATGGCTCACCCGTCTTCTCTTGTTTATCGTCTCCCTTGGAACACTTGCCGGAGGCCAGCGAGTCTTGCTTCATCCAGTTTGAGTCATGTCCTATGGAGGAGAGCTGGTTTATTACCCCTCCCCCATGTTTTACTGCAGGTGGATTGACCACTATCAAGGTGGAAACCAGTCCGATGGAGAACCTCCTAATAGAGCATCCCAGCATGTCTGTGTATGCTGTCCATAATGCCTGTCACAGCCTtaatgagactggatgtggagATGAGGAGTTTCACAGCCCAGGTAGTCCCAG GGCCAAGAAAAGCTGCTTAAGGCACACTGGCACA ACTGGAGGCCCGAAATGA
- the TP53INP1 gene encoding tumor protein p53-inducible nuclear protein 1 isoform X1 yields MFQRLNNMLMGEIDSLSSQEPEFSEKEDDEWILVDFIADTCTNCSVEEADIVEESATDGSPVFSCLSSPLEHLPEASESCFIQFESCPMEESWFITPPPCFTAGGLTTIKVETSPMENLLIEHPSMSVYAVHNACHSLNETGCGDEEFHSPGSPRLEARNETGQRVHCYVTALATRSTFLEKNKSFRPTHWIKEHNERHCLSRNSLRRQNLTRDCHSRQIKHNGLFVHQPCQRQFNY; encoded by the exons ATGTTTCAGAGGTTAAATAACATGCTCATGGGAGAGATTGATAGCTTGTCCAGCCAAGAGCCAGAGTTCAGTGAGAAAGAAGACGACGAGTGGATTCTAGTTGACTTTATAG CAGACACTTGCACTAATTGTTCTGTGGAGGAAGCAGACATTGTTGAAGAATCAGCCACGGATGGCTCACCCGTCTTCTCTTGTTTATCGTCTCCCTTGGAACACTTGCCGGAGGCCAGCGAGTCTTGCTTCATCCAGTTTGAGTCATGTCCTATGGAGGAGAGCTGGTTTATTACCCCTCCCCCATGTTTTACTGCAGGTGGATTGACCACTATCAAGGTGGAAACCAGTCCGATGGAGAACCTCCTAATAGAGCATCCCAGCATGTCTGTGTATGCTGTCCATAATGCCTGTCACAGCCTtaatgagactggatgtggagATGAGGAGTTTCACAGCCCAGGTAGTCCCAG ACTGGAGGCCCGAAATGAAACAGGACAGCGTGTTCACTGCTATGTCACGGCTCTTGCTACTCGTTCaacttttctggaaaaaaacaagagcTTTCGTCCTACCCACTGGATAAAAGAACATAATGAAAGACACTGTCTCAGTAGAAACAGTCTCCGTCGCCAAAATCTTACCAGGGATTGCCACTCTCGGCAAATCAAGCACAACGGACTGTTTGTTCACCAGCCTTGCCAGCGTCAGTTCAATTACTGA
- the CCNE2 gene encoding G1/S-specific cyclin-E2 isoform X1, whose translation MSRRSSRLQAKQQQPLSCQEESPQELKTLDYLQTRKRRTAEQEIKKREDGKIAKKHQYEIKSCWPPTITGGISPCIIIETPHKESVTTDFSRFKKYRFSNLFINPSPLPELNWGNSKDIWLNILMKENRYAHCKHFTSLHSSLQPHMRSILLDWLLEVCEVYALHRETFYLAQDFFDRFMLTQKNINKSMLQLIGITSLFIASKLEEIYAPKIQEFAYVTDGACSEDDIVRMELIMLKALKWELCPVTIVSWLNLYLQVDALKDVPKVLLPQYSQEKFIQIAQLLDLCILDVNSLDFQYRTLAAAALCHYTSIEIVKKASGLDWENISECVEWMVPFMNVAKRFPVKLKNFKKVAAEDRHNIQTHTNYLDMLEEVNSGVVSTAPGQLSPLSTGGIITPPKSTEKK comes from the exons ATGTCAAGACGCAG TAGCCGTTTGCaagccaagcagcagcagccactgtcCTGCCAAGAAGAGTCTCCACAAGAACTAAAAACACTAGACTATCTCCAGACCAGAAAAAGGAGAACAGCAGAG CAGGAGattaagaaaagagaagatggaaaaattGCTAAAAAACATCAATATGAGATTAAG AGTTGTTGGCCGCCCACGATAACTGGAGGCATCTCGCCTTGCATAATTATTGAAACACCTCACAAAGAATCAGTGACCACTGACTTCTCAAGATTCAAAAAGTACAGGTTCAGTAACCTCTTCATAAATCCGTCGCCTTTGCCTGAACTCAA CTGGGGAAACTCCAAAGATATCTGGCTGAACATCCTGATGAAGGAGAACAGATACGCTCACTGCAAACACTTCACGTCACTACATTCCAGTTTGCAGCCTCACATGAGATCGATACTGTTGGACTGGCTCTTGGAG GTGTGTGAGGTGTATGCACTCCATCGGGAAACCTTCTATCTAGCTCAAGACTTTTTTGATAGATTCATGTTGACACAAAAGAACATTAACAAGAGCATGCTTCAGCTCATAGGAATTACCTCATTATTCATTGCCTCCAAACTTGAG GAAATCTATGCTCCTAAAATACAGGAATTTGCTTACGTCACTGATGGTGCTTGCAGTGAAGATGATATTGTAAGAATGGAACTTATTATGTTAAAG GCTTTAAAATGGGAACTCTGTCCAGTGACAATTGTCTCCTGGCTGAACCTCTATCTTCAAGTGGATGCTCTGAAGGATGTCCCAAAAGTGCTGCTACCTCAGTATTCTCAGGAAAAATTCATTCAGATAGCACAG CTTTTAGATCTGTGTATTCTGGATGTGAATTCTTTGGATTTCCAGTACAGAACACTAGCTGCTGCAGCGCTCTGCCACTATACCTCAATTGAAATAGTTAAGAAAGCTTCAG GCTTAGATTGGGAGAACATTTCAGAGTGTGTAGAATGGATGGTTCCTTTTATGAACGTGGCAAAAAGATTCCCTGTGAAGCTTAAGAACTTTAAGAAGGTTGCAGCAGAAGATCGACATAATATCCAGACACACACAAATTACTTGGACATGCTG GAAGAAGTGAACAGTGGAGTAGTGTCCACTGCCCCGGGTCAGTTATCACCCCTGTCAACAGGTGGAATAATAACCCCTCccaaaagcacagagaagaaatga
- the TP53INP1 gene encoding tumor protein p53-inducible nuclear protein 1 isoform X5 produces the protein MFQRLNNMLMGEIDSLSSQEPEFSEKEDDEWILVDFIDTCTNCSVEEADIVEESATDGSPVFSCLSSPLEHLPEASESCFIQFESCPMEESWFITPPPCFTAGGLTTIKVETSPMENLLIEHPSMSVYAVHNACHSLNETGCGDEEFHSPGSPRAKKSCLRHTGTTGGPK, from the exons ATGTTTCAGAGGTTAAATAACATGCTCATGGGAGAGATTGATAGCTTGTCCAGCCAAGAGCCAGAGTTCAGTGAGAAAGAAGACGACGAGTGGATTCTAGTTGACTTTATAG ACACTTGCACTAATTGTTCTGTGGAGGAAGCAGACATTGTTGAAGAATCAGCCACGGATGGCTCACCCGTCTTCTCTTGTTTATCGTCTCCCTTGGAACACTTGCCGGAGGCCAGCGAGTCTTGCTTCATCCAGTTTGAGTCATGTCCTATGGAGGAGAGCTGGTTTATTACCCCTCCCCCATGTTTTACTGCAGGTGGATTGACCACTATCAAGGTGGAAACCAGTCCGATGGAGAACCTCCTAATAGAGCATCCCAGCATGTCTGTGTATGCTGTCCATAATGCCTGTCACAGCCTtaatgagactggatgtggagATGAGGAGTTTCACAGCCCAGGTAGTCCCAG GGCCAAGAAAAGCTGCTTAAGGCACACTGGCACA ACTGGAGGCCCGAAATGA